A genomic region of Oncorhynchus mykiss isolate Arlee chromosome 4, USDA_OmykA_1.1, whole genome shotgun sequence contains the following coding sequences:
- the LOC110521942 gene encoding zinc finger protein 239, with the protein MSSLNYSLVKEEEVCWTEKEALGLNIVVKEEKEEEDVTVKIEVESEEEGAITVVLKEEEEEQERGERLDYRGSSGEPQQHHDADDAEKSLSKSEHLKEHQRKPTGKKPHCCSDCGKSYSRSDSLKVHQRIHTGEKSYNCDQCGKRCSSSSELTIHQRIHTGEKPYSCSQCGMSFSRSYSLKSHLRIHTGEKPYGCDQCGKSFATSANLTAHKRIHTGEKPYHCSDCGMSFITSRELLLHQRTHTGEQPYSCDQCGKSFTQSNNLISHQRTHTGQKPYTCDRCGKSFTQSGHLKSHQRTHTGEKPYSCDQCGKRYSDLRDLNKHNNIHPDCGMTANTSPG; encoded by the exons ATGAGCTCCCTAAACTATTCACTCgttaaagaagaggaggtctgctggacggagaaagaagctctggggctgaacattgtcgtgaaagaggagaaagaagaggaggatgtcacAGTAAAAATAGAAgtagagagtgaggaggagggagcGATAACTGTCGTattgaaagaggaggaagaagagcaggagagag gagagagacttgACTATCGTGGATcttctggggagcctcaacaacatcatgatgctgacgacgcagagaagagtctctccaaaTCAGAACACCTCAAGGAACACCAGCGGAAACCCACGGGGAAGAAacctcactgctgctctgactgtgggaagagttactCAAGATCTGATTCACTAAAAGtacaccagagaattcacacaggagagaaatcttacaACTGTGATCAATGTGGAAAGAGATGCTCTTCTTCATCAGAACTTACAATACACCAGAGAATccatacaggagagaaaccttatagctgctctcagtgtggaatGAGTTTCTCTCGATCATATTCATTGAAATCACACCTaagaattcacacaggagagaaaccatatggctgtgatcaatgtgggaaaagTTTTGCTACCTCAGCTAACCTGACTGCAcacaagagaatacacacaggagagaagccttaccactgctctgactgcGGAATGAGCTTTATCACTTCAAGGGAACTACtcctacaccagagaacacacacaggagagcaaccttatagctgtgatcaatgtgggaagagttttactcagtcaaacaacctgatatcacaccagagaacacacacaggacagaagCCCTATACCTGTGATCGGTGTGGGAAAAGCTTTACTCAGTCAGGTCACCTGAAATCACACCAGAGaacccacacaggagagaagccttatagctgtgatcagtgcgGGAAGAGATATTCTGATTTAAGAGATCTGAATAAACATAATAACATACATCCAGATTGTGGAATGACTGCCAACACCAgtcctgggtag